TTCAGGACTACTTTTACATTTACACATAATTAAGGTTTTCTGCTGTTTCATTACAGCGATATTCATCTGAAAAACTATTAATGTGTGGTTTTTCTGGTGACTTTTTTGTCAAAAGGTATATTCATCGACTTGTTTGTCTGTCACCTTGTATTCTGAAGTATCACTGTAAAAGGAGAATTTTCCTGACCCTTTGTCCCTTGGCAGGCATTAAGTTTTGGCGGGCGGCAGTGGAGATGTGGGCTATGCAAGCCATGGACGGCGTGGAGGAGATGACGGGAGTAACGGTACGGGCAGCCATGGAGACACCAAACGACCCGGGCGTGGAGACCCTCCTCTTGCGTCTTTCTGGGACCCCACCCGTGGCCTACATCAGGAACAAGATCAAGGTACGTCCCAGACCCCCCGGCAGCCACACTGAGATAGTTCTTGGCATCGCTAGAGATAGAACGCTGGGTAAAAGGACCTTTAGAGCAATGTGAATTGTCAGTCAGAAAGGCGTACTTGTACTACAGTACAACCTGCTGAAAGGATTTGTAGAACTGTTACACATCTACAAAAATGTACTATTTCACTTGCAAAGATCTTCCTTCATCCCACTCATGTTATCAGAAGCTTAGGTATGGCAACATTGATTAAGAAGAACCAAAAGCTACTCTTTGTAAACAATATTCCATAAAATGTAATAGATCTTGAAAGCAACAAAATCCATCCATGATGCATTTCTTCAGGAAGATGTTGTAGACCGGCAAGACGCAAGCGGAGAGTTTCTACACCCAAATTTCCGGCGGCGGCTGGAACAAGTTGGGGGATATTACGTGTGGATGAGACACGAGGTGTTCAACATTAACCAACACGTCACTCAAGCGCCGCTACACTACCGTGGTCGCCTTGTCACATCAAGAAACATCCAGGTAAGTCTTGAGTGTGCAGTGTCCTATTAAAGGTTGAATAGAATATAGCAACTTGCGTTATGTTCTTTTGTGGGAAACTGGAAGACATTCCCCACGGGATTATAGGACACATGGAGATAACTGGGTAGAATCTGAAACAGAGCTGAATCCGATAATTTTTACTGATGCAGTTGTGCTTTAAATAACAAAAACCGTTGTGGGTTCTACGATATATAAGACAAACTGGGTTTTCTTTGCGATTTTTAGAATGTTATAATCAGAAGAGTATTTTCCTGTTATCCAATGTCTAACATCATTActtcgaaggtgtgtgtgtgattaccattttaGTGTTACGGAAAGAGAATTTTACACTATTGTTCTCTCtatatatgtttgtgcatgtgtttgtatttgtgatcGCATGAGGTACTTGCCTAATCCAGGCCTTCAGATACTTTTTCTCTGATTGAAGAGACAGGTTTTCAGTTGGCATTTATAATGGAAAGCCAACTTCTTTAAGGTTCTATAGAGCAAGGTTGCAGAGGGTACAAGCAAAATCATACACTTGGACTAGTAAACGAAGAACAAAAATATAAGCTTTTATTCATGTTCAATGCAGATCGCAAGGAAATGGTATAAAATGGTGGGGATGATTttaatgcataaaagaaagcatAAAACAGTTGGCATCAGGGTATATGTCACCATTTTCTCACAAAAAAGATTAATGTAACGTAATGAGTGATGGAATCCAATGCCGGAGCGATTGACCGTGACGGATTTGGTGATTGTTGATACTAGTTAAGTTACCTAATGTCTAACTttagacattgaaaaaaaaagaattcatgaaGAATAAAGAACAGATAGAGGTGATTTAACTTTGTTTACATATTTAGGTTTATGAACAGAACATATCAGGTGTCGTTCTTAAGAATGAGTAGTTGGGctaggatgaagtaaagttgcagtATTAGATCTTATCCACAAGTGCCTGCTggcagataatgttctcacccgtTACATAAGAATTCTAAGTACATAAGAAAGAACAGGTCGTAAATTAGTGTTGACTAATATATCCCAATACACAAACACATCTCCATACGACTCTGTGGTAGCATATAGCTCAAATGTTTGTGTTTCCTGCAGGAGTATGTGAGCGAGGTGATCAGCCAGCCTCTACCAGAGGACTTGCCACCATGGCAAGTAACGTTGATAACGGCGTGCGACGTAGGTGGCGGTGACGACGGAGACACTTGGGTGGTGGCGCGTGCACACCATCTATTGGCCTCCAGGCTGTCACTGCCAGACATACTGGTAACAGCGTACCCTGACCCCTGGCGCTACCCAGCCACAAGAAGTTTTACCCTTCTAGCTGCTCCAGCTGCTACCAGACGATTTATTGACGCCTCTTGTAACTTGGCCATGACAACAGCAGTCAAAGCTAGCAAGGCCTGTAGACGGTGGTGGTGTAGACAACAGACCAACCTGGTGGCGCCTACCTTAACTTTAATCGAAGAAACTTTGCAGGCAACCCAGAAGCTGGCACCTGAAGAACTTCCGGCACCACTTGCACGAGTCATGGCTGTCTTCCTTACTATTCTCATTGTACTGTGGGGAAAATTTAAGTATTACTTTGATTTACTATGGAATGTGTTGAAAAAGTATTTGAATGCATGGTCCGTCTTCCACTTATGCCTCTTTGGTGTAGTCTGGGTTGTAAAGCTGTGGTTGCAATGTGCTGTGTGGGTCTTTTTACTCCCTTGGAAAATTCATTTATGGGGACATGTCCTCTGTCGATGGGTCAGTGAAGTATGTGCCAGAAAAGAGATTGGCATAATGGTGGATGCCATGATAGAGATATACTGGATGGTGCGTGCCTTTGTATCGTTGCCCCGCCTTGTACTGGAAGAGGCGCTGAGCGTCCGAAGAGCAATGCCCCTCATGGGCTGGGTTGGACGGCGCCAGAGGACACTGTCATCCCGAGGTTTAGGTCGCaagggtggtgtggctgtggcatGGAGTGACCCggtacccttgagcacagcgcGAGGCGTGCGTGGTGCCACAGGGGCCACGCTGAGTGAGGTGCTGTTGACAGCCTCATCAGGTTCTGTGCGGGACTATCTTCGAGTAATGGGGTTGCCTGTACCCGATGAAGTTTGCTGTACTGTTCCTGTGTACTCACAGCGGTGGGCAGAAAGCCGTGGTACGGCCCAAACACCTGGTCTGGTGACCCTGGCTCTCCCTACAGGTGCTGCCGATTCATCTTCAGCCTTACATGCAGTACGGGAATCTATGGAGAAGATCCGCGACTACCCTGAGCGTTACTTGGCATCAGTGTGGCTTTTGAGGAATGTGGCGTATTTCTTGCCAGAGTCATTGCTTGGCTCAGTATTCCGGGCATTGTCAGTACGCTACCCTGTCCTGATGTCGAACCTGGCAGGACCTTCTCAGCCCATCACAGTCTGGGGCCATGACCTTCTCAACATCTTTTACTGGAGGCCTCCGCTTGATGGAGCTGGTGAGCTAAAATTCTTCTAGTTCATTTCTTACAACCGGTGTACATCTTTTACcctatgcacttttttttttttcaacacatgaACTCGAGACATCCTAGGTATTCAATAAGAAATACCTCAAACgtatctttcattattttttattcgTGTAGCTTCCTTCCCACTTAGCAATACGTACTGTGGCCAGTAACAGACATCCCATAAGCCCCTAGATTTATTCCCATTCTTCACTATTCTTCTCAGTGTAATATCATGAAAGCTGTATCTTGCAAAGTTTTTGCCCTCATCTgtttacctctgtcatttgaaacTCTACTGCTCTGATTTGTACTGCTATCAGACTGTTCTTACTCTGAAGAATTTCTCTGCTCTCCTTTGTAACACTTCACAATAGGTAAATGATATTATTAAACGAACCAATATTAACTAATATGTGGAAATCGCTTGTATAGTGTCAATTCAATAGATATTGTTAATATGTTGTGCACTCGGACGCAAAAATCTGTGATTAGTTTGTGCTTATAATGATTGAAGAAGAGTTTACACCCATCCTAAAATATACCATAAAAAAATGTGGCCTCAGTTAAGACAGATGATCAGTATAATTTCGATAGTTTTTGTCCTTATTAAACAAAATAACATATTGGACAAAATTATGACGGATGCATATCACTGTActttcatgatatatatgtaaagttaTAAACCTATTTATACACGTCCaagatgttcatatatatatatatatatatatatatatatatatatatatatatatatatatatatatatatatatatattatccctggggataggggagaaagaatacttcccacgtattccctgcgtgtcgtagaaggcgactaaaaggggagggagcggggggctggaaatcctcccctctcgtttttttttttttttttccaaaagatggaacagagaattgggccaggtgagggtattccctcaagggccagtcctctgttcttaatgctacctcgctaatgcgggaagtggcgaatagtttgaaagaaaagaaagaatatatatatatatatatatatatatatatatatatatatatatatatatatatatatatatatatatattggtgttaccgggctccgccttcAGTAgggtacaccacaagtgaaagatcatctttggcgaggctgta
This region of Panulirus ornatus isolate Po-2019 chromosome 38, ASM3632096v1, whole genome shotgun sequence genomic DNA includes:
- the LOC139760879 gene encoding uncharacterized protein isoform X2, yielding MKYRRASTYRRDGHRWDWALRAWGQTVHVARILEARLSLLKFATTIASFMAFLCVLPILFLLYTGIKFWRAAVEMWAMQAMDGVEEMTGVTVRAAMETPNDPGVETLLLRLSGTPPVAYIRNKIKEDVVDRQDASGEFLHPNFRRRLEQVGGYYVWMRHEVFNINQHVTQAPLHYRGRLVTSRNIQEYVSEVISQPLPEDLPPWQVTLITACDVGGGDDGDTWVVARAHHLLASRLSLPDILVTAYPDPWRYPATRSFTLLAAPAATRRFIDASCNLAMTTAVKASKACRRWWCRQQTNLVAPTLTLIEETLQATQKLAPEELPAPLARVMAVFLTILIVLWGKFKYYFDLLWNVLKKYLNAWSVFHLCLFGVVWVVKLWLQCAVWVFLLPWKIHLWGHVLCRWVSEVCARKEIGIMVDAMIEIYWMVRAFVSLPRLVLEEALSVRRAMPLMGWVGRRQRTLSSRGLGRKGGVAVAWSDPVPLSTARGVRGATGATLSEVLLTASSGSVRDYLRVMGLPVPDEVCCTVPVYSQRWAESRGTAQTPGLVTLALPTGAADSSSALHAVRESMEKIRDYPERYLASVWLLRNVAYFLPESLLGSVFRALSVRYPVLMSNLAGPSQPITVWGHDLLNIFYWRPPLDGAVLSVCVASYQGRAQMGVVANGRVVPNAATLPQAFVTHLNELAVEAGVRLERQCSRSWFRGGSPAGTPSPTPPPTPTPSHHRLFGQWGKHKSAGQLPRRQSSVF
- the LOC139760879 gene encoding uncharacterized protein isoform X1 — its product is MHVVKYRRASTYRRDGHRWDWALRAWGQTVHVARILEARLSLLKFATTIASFMAFLCVLPILFLLYTGIKFWRAAVEMWAMQAMDGVEEMTGVTVRAAMETPNDPGVETLLLRLSGTPPVAYIRNKIKEDVVDRQDASGEFLHPNFRRRLEQVGGYYVWMRHEVFNINQHVTQAPLHYRGRLVTSRNIQEYVSEVISQPLPEDLPPWQVTLITACDVGGGDDGDTWVVARAHHLLASRLSLPDILVTAYPDPWRYPATRSFTLLAAPAATRRFIDASCNLAMTTAVKASKACRRWWCRQQTNLVAPTLTLIEETLQATQKLAPEELPAPLARVMAVFLTILIVLWGKFKYYFDLLWNVLKKYLNAWSVFHLCLFGVVWVVKLWLQCAVWVFLLPWKIHLWGHVLCRWVSEVCARKEIGIMVDAMIEIYWMVRAFVSLPRLVLEEALSVRRAMPLMGWVGRRQRTLSSRGLGRKGGVAVAWSDPVPLSTARGVRGATGATLSEVLLTASSGSVRDYLRVMGLPVPDEVCCTVPVYSQRWAESRGTAQTPGLVTLALPTGAADSSSALHAVRESMEKIRDYPERYLASVWLLRNVAYFLPESLLGSVFRALSVRYPVLMSNLAGPSQPITVWGHDLLNIFYWRPPLDGAVLSVCVASYQGRAQMGVVANGRVVPNAATLPQAFVTHLNELAVEAGVRLERQCSRSWFRGGSPAGTPSPTPPPTPTPSHHRLFGQWGKHKSAGQLPRRQSSVF